AGTATCAGGAGAAATCACTGAAATATTAGTTGAAGACGGACAAATGGTAGAGTATGGCCAACCGTTATTCAAGGTGAAGTAGTATGAAAAAAGTATTAATTGCTAACAGAGGGGAAATTGCTGTAAGAATCATTAGAGCTTGTAGAGAATTAGATATACAAACGGTTGCAATTTATTCAGAAGCTGATAAAGATGCATTACATACTCAAATAGCAGATGAGGCTTATTGTGTAGGACCGACACAATCTAAAGATTCATACTTACATGTACCTAATATTATTTCAATTGCTAAATCAACAGGCTGTGATGGTATACATCCAGGATATGGTTTCTTAGCTGAAAATAGTGATTTTGCAGAGATGTGTGAAGCATGCCAAATCAAATTTATCGGACCTAGTTATCAATCTATTCAAAAAATGGGCATAAAAGATGTCGCTAAAGAAGAAATGATTAAAGCGAATGTACCAGTTGTTCCAGGTAGTGAAGGTCTAGTAGATACAGTGAGAATTGCTAAGAAATGCGCAAAACAAATAGGTTATCCGGTAATTATAAAAGCAACTGCCGGCGGTGGTGGTAAAGGTATTAGAATAGCACGAAATGAAGAAGAACTTGTTACTGGATTTAGAATGACGCAACAAGAAGCTGAAACTGCTTTTGGAAACAAAGGACTTTATTTAGAAAAATTCATTGAAAACTTTAGACATATCGAAATTCAAGTTATTGGTGATGCAGAAGGTAATGTCATTCATCTTGGTGAACGTGATTGTACGATTCAAAGACGTATGCAAAAGTTAGTAGAAGAATCGCCTTCTCCAGTTCTATCAGAAGTAATGCGCAAAGAAATGGGTGAAGCGGCAATTAGAGCAGCTAAAGCCGTGAACTATGAAAACGCAGGTACAATTGAATTTATTTATGATTTAGATGCTGAAGCATTCTACTTTATGGAAATGAACACACGTATTCAAGTTGAACATCCCGTAACTGAGATGGTTACAGGTATGGATTTAGTTAAGTTGC
This portion of the Mammaliicoccus vitulinus genome encodes:
- the accC gene encoding acetyl-CoA carboxylase biotin carboxylase subunit; its protein translation is MKKVLIANRGEIAVRIIRACRELDIQTVAIYSEADKDALHTQIADEAYCVGPTQSKDSYLHVPNIISIAKSTGCDGIHPGYGFLAENSDFAEMCEACQIKFIGPSYQSIQKMGIKDVAKEEMIKANVPVVPGSEGLVDTVRIAKKCAKQIGYPVIIKATAGGGGKGIRIARNEEELVTGFRMTQQEAETAFGNKGLYLEKFIENFRHIEIQVIGDAEGNVIHLGERDCTIQRRMQKLVEESPSPVLSEVMRKEMGEAAIRAAKAVNYENAGTIEFIYDLDAEAFYFMEMNTRIQVEHPVTEMVTGMDLVKLQLKVASGESLPVTQNEVDLKGHAIEFRINAESPFKNFMPSPGKIKQYLTPGGFGVRIDSACYTGYTIPPYYDSMVAKLIVHGKDRTEAIQIGKRALTEFLVTGIDTTIPFHLRLLENDVFESGDFNTNFLEIHDIINNEDK